One Streptomyces sp. RPA4-2 genomic window carries:
- a CDS encoding beta-1,3-glucanase family protein: MQTSPSAPATRPPTGVLRTRTALGLVIALLVACVAALTPTSAHAADQLLSQGRPATASSTENGSFPATAAVDGNPDTRWSSAFADPQWVQVDLGSVQQITRVTLNWEAAYAKAYQIQTSTDANNWTTVYSTTTATGGTQNLGVTGSGRYVRVSGTVRATPYGYSLWEFQVYGPGSTTPPDSFWGSTSDIPPASNAVEVKILNRTNGKYPDSQVYWSFNGQVHSIAEQPYLDMPANSAGRMYFYLGSPNGPYYDFIEFTVGNNVFNGNTTRVDAFGLKLAMRLHAKDGYDVEVGENRQTFAEDRATTIQRFTDAVPDQFKVLARTQAPYRIIAPGSDPSFRTGGVNANYFTSYAQSVGVNAATSDIFGCAASLAANPDMCAALNRHVATLPASQQSDPAQYYKAAPANYYAKFWHDNAINHLAYGFPYDDVAGQSSFVSHGNPQWLLVAVGW; this comes from the coding sequence ATGCAGACTTCCCCCAGCGCACCCGCCACCAGACCACCCACCGGTGTCCTACGTACCCGTACGGCCCTCGGCCTGGTCATCGCCCTGCTCGTCGCCTGCGTCGCCGCCCTGACGCCGACGTCCGCGCACGCCGCCGACCAGCTCCTTTCCCAGGGGCGCCCGGCCACGGCCTCCTCGACGGAGAACGGTTCCTTCCCCGCGACGGCCGCGGTCGACGGCAACCCCGACACGCGCTGGTCCTCGGCGTTCGCGGATCCGCAATGGGTCCAAGTCGACCTCGGCTCCGTCCAGCAGATCACCCGCGTCACTCTCAACTGGGAGGCCGCCTACGCCAAGGCCTACCAGATCCAGACCTCCACGGACGCGAACAACTGGACCACCGTCTACTCCACCACCACCGCAACCGGCGGCACCCAGAATCTCGGCGTCACCGGCAGCGGCCGCTATGTGCGCGTCTCCGGAACCGTGCGAGCCACCCCGTACGGCTACTCCCTGTGGGAGTTCCAGGTCTACGGGCCCGGCAGCACCACCCCGCCGGACAGTTTCTGGGGCAGCACCAGCGACATACCCCCGGCGAGCAACGCCGTCGAGGTGAAGATCCTCAACCGCACCAACGGCAAGTACCCCGACAGCCAGGTGTACTGGAGCTTCAACGGGCAGGTCCACTCCATCGCCGAACAGCCGTACCTCGACATGCCGGCGAACTCGGCGGGCCGCATGTACTTCTACCTCGGCTCACCCAACGGCCCCTACTACGACTTCATCGAGTTCACGGTCGGCAACAACGTCTTCAACGGGAACACCACCCGGGTCGACGCCTTCGGCCTCAAGCTGGCCATGCGTCTGCACGCCAAGGACGGCTACGACGTCGAAGTCGGTGAGAACCGGCAGACGTTCGCGGAGGACCGCGCCACGACCATCCAGCGCTTCACGGACGCGGTTCCGGACCAGTTCAAGGTGCTTGCGCGGACCCAGGCTCCGTACCGGATCATCGCGCCCGGCAGCGACCCGAGCTTCCGCACGGGCGGCGTCAACGCCAACTACTTCACTTCCTACGCCCAGTCCGTCGGCGTCAACGCGGCCACCTCCGACATCTTCGGCTGCGCCGCCTCCCTCGCCGCGAATCCCGACATGTGCGCCGCCCTCAACCGTCACGTGGCCACCCTCCCGGCCTCCCAGCAGTCCGACCCGGCCCAGTACTACAAAGCGGCACCCGCGAACTACTACGCCAAGTTCTGGCACGACAACGCCATCAACCACCTCGCCTACGGTTTCCCGTACGACGACGTGGCGGGCCAGTCCTCCTTCGTCTCCCACGGGAACCCGCAGTGGCTCCTGGTCGCCGTCGGCTGGTAG
- a CDS encoding carboxymuconolactone decarboxylase family protein produces MDSRFNMFENEIAAKFGKRFANAALVIHQSPLAKSTQELVSLRASQINGCGWCVDLHTKEAAAAGESAVRLHLVAAWRESTVFTEAERAALALTEEGTRLGDAHHGVSDETWARAREHYDDDQLAALVSLVALINAANRLAVIVHQRGGSYEPGMFAAAFN; encoded by the coding sequence ATGGACTCCCGATTCAACATGTTCGAGAACGAGATCGCCGCCAAGTTCGGCAAGCGGTTCGCCAACGCCGCCCTGGTGATCCACCAGTCGCCCCTGGCGAAGTCCACGCAGGAACTGGTCTCGTTGCGCGCCAGCCAGATCAACGGCTGCGGCTGGTGCGTCGACCTGCACACCAAGGAGGCCGCGGCCGCCGGTGAAAGCGCGGTACGGCTCCATCTGGTCGCCGCCTGGCGCGAGTCCACCGTGTTCACCGAGGCCGAACGGGCCGCGCTGGCGCTCACCGAGGAGGGCACCCGGCTCGGCGACGCCCACCACGGCGTGTCCGACGAGACCTGGGCCAGGGCGCGAGAGCACTACGACGACGACCAACTCGCCGCGCTGGTCTCCTTGGTCGCCCTGATCAACGCGGCCAACCGGCTCGCCGTGATCGTGCATCAGCGGGGAGGTTCCTACGAACCCGGCATGTTCGCGGCCGCGTTCAACTGA
- a CDS encoding RNA polymerase sigma-70 factor, whose product MRSERSEPPEGAEGTEGTAGQPAGGGRADVATEAFVAHRNLLFTVAYEMLGSAADAEDVLQETWLRWAGVDLDTVREQRAYLVRITTRQALSRLRTLGRRKESYVGPWLPEPLLTAPDVADDVELADSVSMAMLLVMETLTPTERAVFVLREVFDLGYDEIAEAVDKSPAAVRQVAHRARAHVAERRPREIVSPAETRDALDAFRRATETGDLGKLLDILAPDVVFLGDGGGIKQAVLRPVVGAEKVARLLTAAGGRTTAASLRPAQVNAYPALILRLDGAIDTVLAVRIDDGLITGLYAVRNPEKLSHMQRETVLRR is encoded by the coding sequence GTGCGGAGCGAGCGGAGCGAACCCCCAGAGGGCGCGGAGGGCACGGAGGGCACGGCCGGACAGCCGGCCGGAGGCGGACGGGCGGACGTCGCCACCGAGGCGTTCGTCGCCCATCGCAACCTGCTGTTCACCGTCGCCTACGAGATGCTCGGGTCGGCCGCCGACGCGGAGGACGTCCTGCAGGAAACCTGGCTGCGGTGGGCGGGCGTCGATCTCGACACGGTGCGTGAACAGCGTGCGTACCTGGTCCGGATCACCACGCGGCAGGCACTGAGCCGGCTGCGTACGCTGGGCCGGCGCAAGGAGTCCTACGTCGGCCCATGGCTGCCCGAGCCGCTGCTCACCGCACCCGACGTGGCCGACGACGTCGAACTGGCCGACAGCGTCTCGATGGCGATGCTGCTGGTGATGGAGACGCTCACGCCGACCGAGCGGGCGGTGTTCGTGCTGCGCGAGGTCTTCGACCTCGGATACGACGAGATCGCCGAGGCCGTCGACAAGAGCCCGGCCGCGGTGCGTCAGGTCGCGCACCGGGCACGGGCACACGTCGCGGAGCGCAGGCCGCGGGAGATCGTCTCCCCGGCCGAGACCAGGGACGCGCTCGACGCCTTCCGACGCGCGACGGAGACGGGCGATCTGGGGAAACTGCTCGACATCCTCGCGCCGGACGTGGTCTTCCTCGGCGACGGCGGCGGAATCAAGCAGGCCGTCCTGCGACCCGTCGTCGGGGCCGAGAAGGTGGCCCGCCTCCTGACCGCCGCAGGGGGCAGGACCACCGCGGCCTCGCTGCGACCCGCGCAGGTCAACGCCTACCCGGCGCTGATCCTCCGGCTCGACGGCGCGATCGACACGGTCTTGGCGGTACGCATCGACGACGGCCTCATCACCGGGCTCTACGCCGTCCGCAACCCCGAGAAGCTGTCGCACATGCAGCGGGAGACGGTCCTGCGCCGCTGA
- a CDS encoding LuxR family transcriptional regulator, with protein MEDAAPLDLVGVDAEAEKAYRHLLACGGGTVDDVMAALGVTYQEGLALLERLHRFGLVTRRTSGEFLTVDPRHALRALVESRERQLASVRDAAGSLGAIFDTAKRARNGGHGTLVISGPEAVGDRYYRLKQAARAEICSLDRPPFLLAPNAPLDEAVVGRGVRVRAVYAASSFVADGGWPELGSLVSRGEEARITPTLPIKLSMADRSAAMVSLSLAAGNTECLYTEAPPLLEALAELFERYWAVASPLARDHGPDAQVPPPAGLPEEDRKPTDEERNLLALFAAGVKDEAIARQFGISSRTLRRRIQDLYAELGTTSRFGAGVAAARRDWV; from the coding sequence ATGGAGGATGCTGCGCCGTTGGATCTGGTCGGGGTGGACGCCGAGGCGGAGAAGGCCTATCGCCATCTGCTGGCGTGCGGTGGCGGGACCGTCGACGACGTGATGGCGGCGCTCGGCGTGACGTACCAGGAAGGGCTGGCGCTGCTCGAACGGCTGCACCGCTTCGGACTGGTCACCCGGCGCACCTCGGGAGAGTTCCTCACCGTGGATCCGCGGCACGCACTGCGGGCTCTGGTGGAGTCACGCGAACGCCAACTCGCCTCCGTGCGGGATGCGGCGGGCTCCCTCGGGGCGATCTTCGACACCGCGAAACGGGCCAGGAACGGAGGCCACGGAACCCTCGTGATCAGCGGGCCGGAAGCGGTCGGCGACCGCTACTACCGGTTGAAGCAGGCCGCGCGCGCCGAGATCTGTTCCCTCGACCGTCCCCCGTTCCTGCTGGCCCCGAACGCGCCGCTCGACGAGGCGGTGGTGGGCCGAGGTGTCCGGGTCCGCGCCGTCTACGCGGCCTCCAGCTTTGTCGCCGACGGCGGGTGGCCGGAACTGGGCAGTCTGGTGTCGAGAGGAGAAGAAGCCAGGATCACACCGACGCTGCCGATCAAGCTCTCCATGGCCGACCGCTCGGCCGCGATGGTGTCACTGAGTCTTGCCGCCGGGAACACCGAGTGCCTCTACACCGAGGCGCCTCCGCTGCTGGAGGCTCTCGCGGAACTCTTCGAGCGCTACTGGGCGGTCGCGTCCCCGCTGGCACGCGACCACGGTCCCGATGCTCAGGTGCCGCCGCCGGCCGGTCTCCCGGAGGAGGACCGCAAGCCCACGGACGAGGAACGGAACCTCCTGGCTCTGTTCGCGGCCGGTGTCAAGGACGAGGCGATCGCCCGCCAGTTCGGGATTTCGTCACGGACGCTGCGAAGGCGCATCCAGGACCTCTACGCGGAACTGGGGACGACCAGTCGGTTCGGCGCCGGCGTCGCGGCGGCGCGCCGCGACTGGGTCTGA
- a CDS encoding S8 family serine peptidase, with translation MRIPPSPRRGLTVAVAVLVALTTTGPAVSAETPRSSTTSAAGRPQATGTVTLITGDKVAVTVSNGRTSATVTDPQGRPTGAHVMTVGPDTYVYPDAALPYIASGALDERLFNVNELLEDGYDDSHSDRLPLIVTYTDAAARARSAKTPDGARRTLTLSSIQGAAISAEHTRTTDFWASLTGNAETGAGARSAADARPSGRLTGGIAKVWLDGKAKATLSDTTAQIGAPQVWAGGDTGQGVDVAVLDTGIDAAHPDFAGRIAASESFVPGQDVTDRHGHGTHVASTVAGTGAASDGKEKGVAPGASLHIGKVLDNDGSGQDSWILAGMEWAARDQHAKVVSMSLGGDPTDGTDPLSQAVNRLSEETGALFVIAAGNSGPEAYSIGAPGAADAALTVGAVNGPGKGVDQLAEFSSRGPRVGDNAVKPDLTAPGVDILAARSQYAPEGEGAYQTMSGTSMATPHVAGAAALLAEKHPDWNGRQLKDALVGTTASTRQSSPYQGGSGRLDIAAAVKATVVASGSAFAQVHYPYTPGQTVRRDVTYSNFAAEPVTLDLGLVADNIPDGLFTLTDPRPTVPAHGTATVGVITHLDRAADNAAYTSQLTATGPDGTVRARTPVGVNKEGRRVKLSVTAKDRKGEGLPGTLVLKDIDRNTVPKVYTVDSSGTLDLSLVPSTYTAWMYADVPGIDGTHTLGLGLFSAPEVDLGNDRSLHFDAADLHRAAALTPQPTANSFMRVDQYRSNGDMFPFMDSYMPEYWRYDSLWAAATPKVTQGSYTFATRWRQIERPLTLSLGSQTYESAVVQSLSPMLPEGSNRYRAVWAGNGSTADFGRLKVRGQVAVVRRSDSVSAPDQAAAAAKAGAKLLLILNDGYGKLDPWADLPDAAPLPVASLGTDDSIRLRSGLQWPGVGMLKVVSHPQPHYLYDLVRHYDGAIPRSLTYRPGPGELARIDESFRDTKQGKAVQVRYDLTVDSGLPLNSNATPVPAQGTLTSWVTADPGVSWVTQAAVSDLSQQDSPRSYKGRGTARDVWFSPVQHPRLLDDSAHRAPFRIGDVISTSSITAWGDSAGHAGVAWADGDTSKISLYQGDQLLGEEANERIVTVEGVPTDPLPYRIVVEGKRDLPGRPYSTRTRTEWGFTSGTTDYRVLSPLPLIQLDYAVATDLSGRANRRGALTVTPSHFKGATGAASVRTVALEVSYDDGATWHRTTLRHSGTDWKASLDAPSKARFTSLRTTARDANGNSVSQTVIRAFGLK, from the coding sequence TTGCGCATACCTCCCTCGCCCAGACGCGGGCTGACTGTCGCGGTCGCCGTGCTCGTGGCACTGACGACCACCGGTCCGGCCGTGTCGGCCGAGACTCCCCGCTCCTCCACCACATCCGCCGCCGGACGTCCGCAGGCCACGGGTACCGTCACGCTGATCACCGGTGACAAGGTCGCGGTGACCGTCAGCAACGGCCGTACCAGCGCCACCGTCACGGATCCGCAGGGCAGGCCGACCGGCGCCCATGTCATGACGGTCGGCCCCGACACCTACGTGTACCCCGACGCGGCGCTGCCCTACATCGCGTCAGGAGCACTCGACGAGCGGCTGTTCAACGTCAACGAACTGCTCGAGGACGGCTACGACGACAGCCACAGCGACCGACTGCCGCTGATCGTCACCTACACCGACGCTGCCGCCCGTGCCCGCAGCGCGAAGACCCCGGACGGTGCGCGCAGGACCCTGACCCTCAGCAGCATCCAGGGCGCCGCGATATCCGCCGAACACACGCGGACCACGGACTTCTGGGCCTCCCTCACCGGCAACGCGGAGACCGGGGCGGGAGCGCGCTCGGCCGCGGACGCGCGACCGTCCGGGCGGCTGACGGGCGGGATCGCCAAGGTGTGGCTGGACGGCAAGGCCAAGGCGACGCTGTCCGACACCACCGCGCAGATCGGCGCGCCCCAGGTCTGGGCGGGCGGGGACACCGGCCAAGGCGTGGACGTCGCAGTGCTGGACACGGGAATCGACGCGGCGCACCCGGACTTCGCGGGGCGGATCGCCGCGTCGGAGAGCTTCGTGCCGGGGCAGGACGTCACCGACCGGCACGGCCACGGCACGCATGTCGCCTCGACCGTCGCCGGCACGGGCGCCGCGTCCGACGGCAAGGAGAAGGGAGTGGCTCCGGGCGCCTCGCTGCACATCGGCAAGGTCCTGGACAACGATGGCAGCGGCCAGGACTCCTGGATCCTGGCCGGCATGGAGTGGGCCGCCCGCGACCAGCACGCGAAGGTCGTCAGCATGAGCCTGGGCGGTGATCCCACCGACGGCACCGACCCACTGAGCCAGGCCGTCAACCGGCTCAGCGAGGAGACCGGGGCGCTGTTCGTCATCGCCGCGGGCAACTCCGGCCCGGAGGCGTACAGCATCGGCGCGCCGGGTGCGGCGGACGCCGCGCTGACGGTCGGCGCGGTGAACGGTCCGGGCAAGGGCGTGGACCAGCTGGCGGAGTTCTCCAGCCGCGGGCCGCGCGTCGGCGACAACGCCGTCAAGCCCGACCTGACCGCCCCCGGCGTCGACATTCTCGCGGCCCGGTCGCAGTACGCGCCCGAGGGTGAGGGCGCGTACCAGACCATGAGCGGCACCTCCATGGCGACGCCCCATGTCGCGGGCGCCGCGGCTCTGTTGGCGGAGAAGCACCCGGACTGGAACGGACGGCAGCTCAAGGACGCGCTGGTCGGCACCACCGCCAGTACGCGGCAGTCCAGCCCCTACCAGGGTGGCAGCGGGCGGCTCGACATCGCCGCGGCCGTGAAGGCCACCGTGGTCGCCTCCGGTTCCGCGTTCGCCCAGGTCCACTACCCGTACACACCCGGGCAGACGGTTCGCAGGGACGTCACCTACAGCAACTTCGCGGCCGAGCCGGTCACCCTGGACCTGGGGCTCGTCGCGGACAACATCCCCGACGGGCTGTTCACCCTCACCGACCCCCGTCCGACCGTCCCCGCGCACGGCACCGCGACCGTCGGTGTGATCACCCACCTCGACCGGGCCGCGGACAACGCCGCCTACACCAGTCAGCTCACCGCCACCGGCCCCGACGGCACGGTTCGTGCCCGTACCCCGGTCGGCGTGAACAAGGAGGGCCGACGCGTCAAGCTGTCGGTCACCGCGAAGGACCGCAAGGGCGAGGGGCTGCCCGGCACCCTCGTGCTCAAGGACATCGACCGGAACACCGTTCCCAAGGTGTACACCGTCGACTCCTCCGGCACCCTCGACCTCAGCCTGGTGCCGAGCACCTACACGGCCTGGATGTACGCCGACGTCCCCGGCATCGACGGCACGCACACACTGGGCCTGGGCCTGTTCTCCGCACCGGAGGTCGACCTCGGCAACGACCGGTCGCTCCACTTCGACGCCGCCGACCTCCACCGGGCCGCGGCCCTCACGCCGCAGCCGACCGCCAACAGCTTCATGCGGGTGGACCAGTACCGGTCGAACGGCGACATGTTCCCGTTCATGGACAGCTACATGCCCGAGTACTGGCGCTATGACAGCCTCTGGGCGGCCGCGACGCCCAAGGTGACGCAGGGCTCGTACACCTTCGCGACGCGCTGGCGGCAGATCGAGCGGCCACTGACCCTCTCGCTGGGCTCCCAGACGTACGAGAGCGCCGTCGTGCAGAGCCTGTCCCCCATGTTGCCCGAGGGCAGCAACCGGTACCGGGCCGTCTGGGCCGGAAACGGTTCGACCGCGGACTTCGGCAGGCTCAAGGTCCGCGGCCAGGTGGCGGTCGTCCGCCGCAGCGACTCGGTGTCCGCCCCGGACCAGGCGGCGGCCGCGGCGAAGGCCGGCGCCAAGCTGCTGCTGATCCTCAACGACGGCTACGGAAAGCTGGATCCATGGGCCGACCTGCCCGACGCCGCACCGCTGCCGGTGGCCTCGCTCGGCACCGATGACAGCATCCGTCTGCGAAGCGGCCTTCAGTGGCCCGGAGTTGGAATGCTGAAGGTGGTCTCGCACCCTCAGCCGCACTATCTGTACGACCTGGTCCGGCATTACGACGGCGCGATCCCCCGGAGTCTGACGTACCGGCCCGGTCCGGGCGAACTCGCCAGGATCGACGAGTCGTTCCGCGACACCAAGCAGGGCAAGGCCGTACAGGTACGGTACGACCTGACCGTCGACTCCGGTCTGCCGCTGAACAGCAACGCCACCCCCGTCCCGGCCCAGGGCACCCTCACCTCGTGGGTGACAGCGGATCCCGGCGTCTCATGGGTGACGCAGGCCGCGGTCAGCGACCTCAGTCAGCAGGACTCTCCACGCTCGTACAAGGGGCGCGGCACTGCCCGCGACGTCTGGTTCTCTCCCGTGCAGCATCCGCGGCTCCTCGACGACAGCGCCCACCGCGCCCCCTTCAGGATCGGCGACGTCATCAGCACGTCCTCGATCACCGCGTGGGGGGACTCCGCCGGCCACGCGGGCGTCGCCTGGGCCGACGGGGACACCTCGAAGATCTCCCTCTATCAGGGTGACCAGCTGCTCGGCGAAGAAGCCAACGAACGGATCGTCACCGTCGAAGGCGTACCGACGGATCCGCTGCCGTACCGGATCGTGGTGGAGGGGAAGCGTGATCTGCCGGGCCGGCCGTACTCGACCCGGACCCGTACCGAATGGGGATTCACCTCCGGCACCACGGACTACAGGGTCCTCAGCCCTCTGCCGCTCATCCAGCTGGACTACGCGGTGGCCACCGACCTCTCCGGCCGGGCGAACCGGCGCGGCGCGCTGACCGTCACTCCCTCGCACTTCAAGGGCGCGACGGGCGCCGCCTCGGTCCGCACCGTGGCCCTGGAGGTTTCCTACGACGACGGCGCCACCTGGCACCGGACGACACTGCGTCACTCGGGCACGGACTGGAAGGCGTCGCTCGACGCACCCTCCAAGGCGAGGTTCACCAGCCTGCGTACGACCGCGCGGGACGCCAACGGCAACAGCGTCAGCCAGACCGTGATCCGCGCCTTCGGCCTCAAGTAG
- a CDS encoding LLM class F420-dependent oxidoreductase, with translation MASETREEFGRIGIWSGALHRSRVDDAGRGAIEEAVAELEDLGYGTLWLGGSPSPDDAAAVVDATRTVTVATGILSIWEHTAEEVTARIAALDASARGRFVLGLGVSHGQLAPRYAKPYSAMVAYLDALDAAAPPVDRGRRVLAALGPKMLKLATDRALGAHPYLVTTEHTAEAREALGPDALLAPELSVVLDTDRDRARTTARNMLDMYLQLPNYTNNLLRLGFTESDFADGGSARLLDALFALGDTEHVRARTREYFDAGADHIALQVLTADESGAGLPRAEWRELAAAFADEL, from the coding sequence ATGGCTTCTGAGACACGCGAGGAATTCGGGCGGATCGGTATCTGGAGCGGTGCGCTGCACCGGTCGCGGGTCGACGACGCGGGCAGGGGGGCGATCGAGGAAGCGGTCGCCGAGCTCGAAGATCTGGGATACGGCACTCTCTGGCTCGGGGGCAGCCCCTCACCCGACGACGCCGCGGCGGTCGTCGACGCCACCCGTACAGTCACCGTGGCCACCGGCATCCTGAGTATCTGGGAGCACACGGCTGAGGAGGTGACGGCGCGGATCGCGGCGCTCGACGCGAGCGCGCGTGGCCGATTCGTCCTCGGCCTGGGTGTCAGCCACGGTCAGTTGGCGCCGCGGTACGCGAAGCCGTACAGCGCGATGGTGGCCTACCTTGACGCCCTCGACGCCGCCGCCCCGCCCGTGGATCGTGGTCGTCGGGTCCTGGCGGCGCTCGGCCCGAAGATGCTGAAGCTCGCGACCGACCGGGCCCTGGGCGCGCACCCCTACCTCGTCACCACCGAGCACACGGCGGAGGCACGCGAGGCCCTCGGTCCCGACGCGCTGCTCGCTCCCGAGCTGTCCGTCGTGCTCGACACCGACCGCGACCGGGCTCGTACCACCGCGCGGAACATGTTGGACATGTACCTCCAACTGCCCAACTACACCAACAATCTGCTGCGCCTGGGGTTCACGGAGAGCGACTTCGCGGACGGCGGAAGCGCACGTCTCCTGGACGCCCTCTTCGCCCTGGGCGACACCGAGCACGTGCGTGCCCGGACCCGGGAGTACTTCGACGCCGGCGCCGACCACATCGCTCTCCAGGTGCTGACTGCCGACGAGAGCGGAGCCGGTCTGCCGCGGGCCGAATGGCGCGAGCTTGCCGCGGCGTTCGCCGACGAGCTGTAG
- a CDS encoding aldo/keto reductase, producing the protein MRYIKLRDLEVSRIGLGAMGMSHGYTGSGTDEAESVRTLHRALELGVTLIDTAEIYGPYTNEELVGRALRGHRDQAVLATKFGLVSHAGEGPWNLDSGPANVRTAVEGSLKRLGTDHIDLYYQHRVDPNTPIEETAGAVGELIAEGKVRAFGLSEAGPDTIRRAHAVHPVTAVQSEYSLWTRGLEQRVLPVLRELNIGLVPFSPLGRGFLTGTIRSTDQFDEDDFRRDNPRFTGENFRRNLAIADEVQAVAAEVGATPAQVALAWLLAQGDDIAPIPGTKRVTRVEENSAADGITLTAEQIDKLSSLPPAAGETHTEAQAQMLER; encoded by the coding sequence ATGCGGTACATCAAATTGCGTGACCTGGAGGTTTCCCGGATCGGTCTGGGTGCGATGGGGATGTCCCACGGCTACACCGGCTCCGGCACCGATGAGGCCGAGTCCGTCCGGACCCTGCACCGGGCGCTGGAACTGGGCGTCACGCTGATCGACACCGCCGAGATCTACGGTCCCTACACCAACGAGGAGCTCGTCGGCCGGGCGCTGCGAGGCCACCGTGACCAGGCGGTGCTGGCCACGAAGTTCGGCCTGGTCTCGCACGCCGGCGAGGGTCCGTGGAACCTCGACAGCGGCCCGGCCAACGTCCGCACCGCCGTCGAGGGCTCGCTGAAGCGGCTGGGAACCGACCACATCGACCTGTACTACCAGCACCGGGTCGACCCGAACACCCCGATCGAGGAGACCGCCGGCGCGGTCGGCGAGCTGATCGCCGAGGGCAAGGTCCGCGCGTTCGGCCTGTCCGAGGCCGGCCCGGACACCATCCGCCGCGCGCACGCCGTCCACCCGGTCACGGCGGTGCAGTCCGAGTACTCCCTGTGGACCCGGGGCCTGGAACAGCGGGTGCTGCCGGTACTGCGCGAGTTGAACATCGGCCTGGTGCCCTTCTCACCGCTCGGGCGCGGCTTCCTGACGGGCACGATCCGCTCCACCGACCAGTTCGACGAGGACGACTTCCGGCGCGACAACCCGCGCTTCACCGGCGAGAACTTCCGGCGCAATCTGGCGATCGCCGACGAGGTCCAGGCCGTCGCCGCCGAGGTCGGCGCCACCCCCGCCCAGGTCGCGCTGGCCTGGCTGCTCGCCCAGGGCGACGACATCGCCCCCATCCCCGGCACCAAGCGTGTGACCCGGGTCGAGGAGAACAGCGCCGCCGACGGCATCACGCTGACCGCCGAGCAGATCGACAAGCTCTCCAGCCTGCCGCCCGCCGCGGGCGAGACCCACACGGAGGCGCAGGCCCAGATGCTCGAACGCTGA
- a CDS encoding HEAT repeat domain-containing protein — MTVTRQDTDVARALRGLEDGRSSVRLRAALAVGTTPDPRFVDKLVERCALEPEFFVRDMLTWALTRHPVSMTLPGLLREVRSERTQARSQALHTLSKIGNRQAWPAITRTLLADVDDEVARSAWRAAVVLVPEGEEAALATVLASQLGRGGRETQLSLSRALVALGEAVLPALGAATTAPDPCVRAHALATGRMLRDPDAGFEFAIEEAKRVLALGVSGQEGC, encoded by the coding sequence ATGACGGTCACGAGACAGGACACGGATGTGGCACGAGCGCTGCGGGGGCTGGAGGACGGCCGCTCGTCGGTGCGACTGCGAGCTGCCCTGGCGGTCGGCACGACGCCTGACCCGCGCTTCGTCGACAAACTCGTCGAACGATGCGCGCTCGAGCCCGAGTTCTTCGTCCGCGACATGCTGACCTGGGCACTCACCCGCCACCCGGTGTCCATGACGCTTCCCGGACTGCTCCGCGAAGTCCGCTCGGAGCGTACGCAGGCACGGAGCCAGGCACTCCACACGCTGTCCAAGATCGGGAACCGGCAGGCGTGGCCGGCGATCACCCGGACGCTCCTCGCCGACGTCGACGACGAGGTGGCGCGGAGCGCCTGGCGGGCGGCGGTCGTGCTCGTCCCGGAAGGCGAGGAGGCCGCGTTGGCCACGGTGTTGGCGAGCCAGCTCGGGCGCGGTGGGCGGGAGACGCAACTGAGTCTCAGCCGGGCGCTGGTCGCGCTCGGTGAGGCCGTTCTGCCGGCTCTGGGTGCCGCGACGACGGCCCCTGACCCGTGCGTGCGCGCGCACGCGCTCGCCACGGGGCGGATGCTGCGCGACCCGGACGCCGGGTTCGAGTTCGCGATCGAGGAGGCGAAGCGCGTCCTGGCTCTCGGCGTGTCCGGTCAGGAGGGATGCTAG